A part of Myxococcus landrumus genomic DNA contains:
- a CDS encoding NAD(P)-dependent alcohol dehydrogenase: MATMRAACVERYGGPEVVQLREVERPRPKKGELLIRVVNTTVNSADWRIRSLEVPRGYGTLMRLAMGFSAPRQPVLGSELAGVVEELGDGVEGFRVGDAVIAVAGMSMGAHAEFKVMSASERVIAKPASLSFQEASALCFGGLTALHYLRALAKVRSGEKLLVIGASGAVGIAALQLAREFGVEATAVCSGGNAELVRRLGARHVIDYTREDLTARSEQYDVILDCVGSVEYGSVRPLLKQGGRLLRIVSSLAGQLTAPFQGRLSGHRVIAGVGTERTEDMRYLAELAAQGKYRPVIDSAFPLERIRDAYTRVESKRKRGSVVLDVSPAPVHPRAERQ, from the coding sequence ATGGCCACGATGCGCGCCGCCTGTGTCGAACGGTATGGAGGCCCCGAGGTGGTTCAACTGCGAGAGGTCGAGAGGCCCCGCCCGAAGAAAGGAGAGCTGCTCATCCGCGTGGTCAACACGACGGTCAACTCCGCGGACTGGCGCATCCGCTCGCTCGAAGTGCCGAGGGGCTATGGAACGCTGATGCGATTGGCCATGGGGTTCTCGGCGCCCAGGCAGCCAGTGCTGGGGTCGGAGCTGGCGGGAGTGGTCGAGGAGCTCGGGGACGGCGTCGAGGGCTTCCGGGTGGGCGATGCGGTGATTGCGGTGGCCGGGATGAGCATGGGGGCACATGCGGAGTTCAAGGTCATGTCCGCCTCGGAGCGAGTCATCGCGAAGCCGGCGTCCCTGAGCTTCCAGGAAGCGAGCGCGCTCTGCTTCGGAGGGCTGACCGCGCTGCACTATCTGCGAGCGCTGGCGAAGGTGCGGAGCGGGGAGAAGCTCCTGGTCATCGGGGCCTCGGGCGCGGTCGGAATCGCGGCCCTTCAGCTCGCGCGGGAGTTCGGTGTGGAGGCGACGGCGGTGTGCAGTGGAGGGAACGCGGAGCTGGTGCGGCGGCTGGGGGCACGGCACGTCATCGACTACACGCGAGAGGACCTCACGGCGCGGAGCGAGCAGTACGACGTGATTCTCGACTGCGTGGGGAGCGTTGAGTACGGGAGCGTGCGACCTCTGTTGAAGCAGGGAGGGAGGCTGCTCCGAATCGTGTCGAGTCTCGCGGGACAGCTCACCGCCCCCTTCCAGGGCCGACTCTCCGGACACCGCGTCATCGCGGGAGTCGGCACGGAGCGCACCGAGGACATGCGCTATCTGGCGGAGCTGGCGGCACAGGGAAAGTACCGCCCGGTCATCGACAGCGCGTTTCCTCTCGAGAGAATCCGGGACGCGTACACCCGCGTCGAGAGCAAGCGGAAGCGCGGGAGTGTCGTGCTCGACGTGAGCCCCGCGCCAGTCCATCCCCGCGCCGAACGTCAGTGA
- a CDS encoding TetR/AcrR family transcriptional regulator: MTRERIFAAARTLADRSGIEAVTMRAVASRLDVEAMSLYKHVRNKDDLLDGLIELVMQELEPPPVSADWRSGLRLRARSMRTVLLRHRWASMLIESRTTPTPARLRHHEASLRLLRDAGFSVELAYNAILSLDSYIYGFVAQEVWWPFEPDERPELGASLAPHISPAEYPHLIEMISFVMGRATKKEGRASSTAAGYQADFDFGLELLIDGLARAASPRKKR; the protein is encoded by the coding sequence GTGACCCGCGAGAGAATCTTCGCCGCCGCGCGCACCCTCGCTGACCGCTCCGGCATCGAGGCCGTCACCATGCGCGCCGTGGCCTCGCGCCTCGACGTGGAGGCGATGTCCCTCTACAAGCACGTGCGCAACAAGGACGACCTGCTGGATGGGCTCATCGAGCTCGTGATGCAGGAGCTCGAACCCCCTCCGGTCTCCGCGGACTGGCGCTCGGGCCTCCGGCTCCGTGCACGCAGCATGCGCACCGTCCTCCTCCGGCACCGCTGGGCCTCCATGCTCATCGAGTCCCGCACGACGCCCACTCCCGCGCGGCTCCGTCACCATGAAGCCTCGCTGCGCCTGCTGCGCGATGCCGGGTTCTCCGTGGAGCTCGCCTACAACGCCATCCTGTCGCTCGACAGCTACATCTACGGCTTTGTCGCCCAGGAGGTCTGGTGGCCGTTCGAACCGGACGAACGCCCCGAGCTCGGCGCCTCGCTTGCTCCCCACATCAGCCCCGCCGAATACCCTCACCTCATCGAGATGATTTCCTTCGTCATGGGCCGCGCCACGAAGAAGGAGGGGAGGGCGAGCAGCACCGCCGCGGGCTACCAGGCGGACTTCGACTTCGGACTCGAGCTCCTCATCGACGGCCTCGCTCGCGCGGCCTCCCCCAGGAAGAAGCGATAG
- a CDS encoding N-acetylmuramoyl-L-alanine amidase, which yields MVAPLQRSSQNTVVRPLSSEEPRPQPKPTPGLTPRPDTFEPSVAQLTPTPSPGKSPTPPPVKPPPAPLTPVSTDPTNPTPAMVVRPSENFNDRPNGVQSIDSIVLHHTADPSDQSSLETLTGKPESFMGWLKDKYKKLTGSGDVSSHYLIGKDGTIYQLVADEKRAWHAGEGSLPGKPGDVNDRSIGIEIVNEGDGKDGYTEAQYKALEQLVPYLSKRYSIPGENLVGHKDVSDRKQDPSTNFDFDRIRRANDSWR from the coding sequence ATGGTCGCTCCCCTTCAGCGGTCCTCGCAGAACACGGTGGTGCGCCCCCTCTCGTCCGAGGAGCCGCGTCCTCAGCCCAAGCCGACCCCCGGCCTGACGCCCCGGCCCGACACGTTCGAGCCCTCCGTCGCCCAGCTCACGCCGACGCCCAGCCCGGGCAAGTCACCGACGCCGCCTCCGGTGAAGCCGCCGCCCGCGCCGCTGACGCCCGTGTCGACGGACCCCACCAACCCGACGCCGGCGATGGTCGTCCGCCCCTCGGAGAACTTCAATGACAGACCCAATGGCGTCCAGAGCATCGACTCCATCGTCCTGCACCACACCGCGGACCCCTCGGACCAGAGCAGCCTGGAGACGCTGACGGGCAAGCCCGAGTCCTTCATGGGTTGGCTCAAGGACAAGTACAAGAAGCTCACCGGGAGCGGCGACGTCAGCTCGCACTACCTCATTGGCAAGGATGGCACCATCTACCAGCTCGTCGCCGACGAGAAGCGCGCGTGGCACGCGGGTGAAGGCTCCCTGCCCGGCAAGCCGGGGGATGTGAATGACCGCTCGATTGGCATTGAAATCGTCAACGAGGGCGACGGGAAGGACGGCTACACGGAGGCGCAATACAAGGCGCTCGAGCAGCTCGTCCCGTATCTGTCCAAGCGCTACAGCATCCCCGGCGAGAACCTGGTCGGCCACAAGGACGTCAGTGACCGGAAGCAGGACCCCTCGACGAACTTCGACTTCGACCGCATCCGCCGCGCCAACGACTCCTGGCGTTGA